Proteins encoded in a region of the Streptomyces akebiae genome:
- a CDS encoding DUF349 domain-containing protein: MSSDPWGRVDETGTVYVRTADGEQVVGSWQAGSPEEALAYFERKYEGLVVEIGLLEKRVKTTDLSAKDAQAAIDHIREQVDAHHAVGDLDALKVRLDKLVETVEARREERKQQRAKQSDEARHAKEALVAEAEELAQSDQWRSAGERLRALVDTWKGLPRLDRKSDDELWHRFSHARSAFSKRRKAHFAQLDAQREDARKTKERLVAEAEALSNSTDWGPTAARYRELMADWKAAGRAQREHEDDLWNRFRGAQDVFFAARSSVFAERDAEQSENLKLKEELAGEAEKILPVTDLKAARAAFRSVNERWEAIGHVPRDARPKVEGRMHAVERAIQEAEEAEWRRTNPEARARAAGLTGQLQAAVDKLKTQIEAARAQGNNAKADKLQRELDGRQALLDQALKGLQEFGG, from the coding sequence GTGAGCAGCGACCCGTGGGGCCGCGTCGACGAGACGGGGACCGTGTACGTGCGTACGGCCGACGGCGAGCAGGTCGTCGGTTCCTGGCAGGCCGGCTCCCCTGAGGAGGCGCTGGCCTACTTCGAGCGCAAGTACGAGGGCCTGGTTGTCGAGATCGGCCTCCTCGAGAAGCGCGTCAAGACCACCGACCTGTCCGCGAAGGACGCCCAGGCCGCGATCGACCACATTCGTGAGCAGGTGGACGCGCACCACGCGGTCGGTGACCTGGACGCGCTCAAGGTGCGCCTGGACAAGCTGGTCGAGACCGTCGAGGCACGGCGCGAGGAGCGCAAGCAGCAGCGGGCCAAGCAGTCGGACGAGGCGCGGCACGCCAAGGAGGCCCTGGTCGCCGAGGCGGAGGAGCTGGCCCAGTCCGACCAGTGGCGGTCCGCCGGTGAACGGCTGCGGGCGCTGGTGGACACCTGGAAGGGTCTGCCGCGGCTGGACCGGAAGTCCGACGACGAGCTCTGGCACCGTTTCTCGCACGCCCGCTCGGCGTTCTCCAAGCGTCGCAAGGCCCACTTCGCGCAGCTCGACGCGCAGCGCGAGGACGCCCGCAAGACCAAGGAGAGGCTGGTCGCGGAGGCCGAGGCACTGTCGAACTCGACGGACTGGGGTCCGACGGCCGCGCGCTACCGCGAGCTGATGGCCGACTGGAAGGCCGCCGGCCGCGCCCAGCGCGAGCACGAGGACGATCTGTGGAACCGCTTCCGGGGCGCCCAGGACGTCTTCTTCGCCGCCCGCAGCTCGGTGTTCGCCGAGCGTGACGCGGAGCAGTCGGAGAACCTCAAGCTCAAGGAGGAGCTGGCCGGGGAGGCGGAGAAGATCCTGCCGGTGACAGATCTGAAGGCGGCCCGTGCCGCGTTCCGCTCGGTCAACGAGCGGTGGGAGGCCATCGGCCACGTGCCGCGTGACGCCCGTCCGAAGGTCGAGGGCCGGATGCACGCGGTCGAGCGGGCCATCCAGGAGGCCGAGGAAGCGGAGTGGCGCCGCACCAACCCGGAGGCCCGTGCTCGTGCGGCCGGCCTCACGGGTCAGCTCCAGGCCGCCGTCGACAAGCTGAAGACGCAGATCGAGGCCGCCCGCGCCCAGGGCAACAACGCCAAGGCCGACAAGCTCCAGCGTGAGCTCGACGGCCGCCAGGCTCTGCTGGACCAGGCGCTGAAGGGCCTTCAGGAGTTCGGCGGCTGA